One window of the Planctomycetia bacterium genome contains the following:
- a CDS encoding CPBP family intramembrane glutamic endopeptidase, producing MEPSLNPPHKVSRSCELVVLFAAIVFPSFATWLYFSWLGGHPSSRPAYAISKLLQFTLPLVWLTWTNGQWPIQLVRPRPRDLLEGLAFGLAVTLGGLAIYYGFLRGGSLLGAAPRELTSKLSGFGIRTAGHFLALATFYSLAHSLLEEYYWRWFVFGGLRRYVPTAAAVAISSLGFMAHHVLLIGHFLHGFGAATWLLSAAIAIGGAVWAWQYQRAGALYASWLGHLVIDAGLMWIGYDLWTAASH from the coding sequence ATGGAACCGTCCCTGAATCCGCCGCACAAAGTCTCCCGTTCCTGCGAGCTGGTCGTATTGTTCGCTGCGATCGTCTTTCCCAGCTTCGCTACCTGGCTCTACTTCTCATGGCTCGGCGGCCATCCATCGTCACGCCCCGCCTACGCCATCTCCAAGCTGCTGCAATTCACGCTCCCCCTCGTTTGGTTGACGTGGACTAATGGCCAATGGCCCATTCAACTCGTTCGCCCGCGCCCGCGCGATCTCCTGGAAGGTCTCGCCTTCGGACTCGCCGTCACGCTCGGCGGCCTGGCCATCTACTACGGCTTCCTCCGCGGAGGTTCCCTGCTCGGCGCCGCCCCGCGCGAACTCACGAGCAAACTCTCAGGCTTCGGCATCCGCACAGCCGGACACTTCCTGGCCTTGGCGACGTTCTATTCCTTAGCTCATTCGCTGCTCGAGGAATACTATTGGCGCTGGTTCGTGTTCGGCGGCCTGCGCCGCTACGTGCCGACCGCGGCGGCCGTCGCGATTTCCAGCCTCGGCTTCATGGCCCATCACGTCTTGCTCATCGGCCATTTCTTGCACGGCTTCGGCGCCGCCACTTGGCTACTCTCGGCGGCCATCGCCATCGGCGGCGCTGTCTGGGCCTGGCAATACCAACGCGCCGGCGCCCTGTACGCCTCGTGGCTCGGCCACCTGGTCATCGACGCCGGCCTGATGTGGATCGGCTACGACCTCTGGACGGCAGCCTCACACTAG
- a CDS encoding DUF2199 domain-containing protein, which translates to MSYVCQCCGQRFDGLPLDFVGEAPWRNMGVSDDEFDARVLLEKSLCVVDGQFFFVRGHIRLPILGTDDVFVWSVWCSLSNDSFRHLYEHWDDSDRAGDTYFGWLCTVLPCYEATTWNLKSNVRSRNNDLVPLIEIQPVDHPIYQEQQEGITVERWHSIAHQLLHGR; encoded by the coding sequence ATGTCGTACGTCTGTCAATGTTGCGGTCAGCGCTTTGATGGTCTGCCGCTTGATTTTGTCGGCGAAGCGCCGTGGCGGAATATGGGCGTGAGCGACGACGAATTTGACGCGCGTGTCTTACTCGAGAAAAGCCTTTGCGTAGTCGACGGTCAGTTTTTCTTCGTTCGTGGTCATATCCGCCTGCCGATTCTCGGCACGGACGACGTATTTGTTTGGTCGGTCTGGTGTTCGCTGAGCAACGACAGTTTTCGCCACCTTTATGAGCATTGGGACGATTCGGATCGAGCAGGCGACACGTACTTTGGCTGGCTTTGCACAGTACTCCCGTGCTACGAGGCAACAACCTGGAACCTCAAGTCAAACGTGCGGTCGCGCAATAATGACCTGGTTCCGCTTATTGAGATTCAGCCGGTCGACCATCCGATCTACCAGGAACAACAAGAGGGAATCACGGTCGAGCGATGGCATAGCATTGCGCACCAATTGCTACACGGCCGGTAA
- a CDS encoding flagellar hook-basal body protein: protein MPYGLYISAEGALVQSRRLETVANNLANVNTVGFKRDLALFQARYAEEIAQGQAQPGERSWNDLGGGVEVRETRTDYSQGPFKNTEIPTDFAIKGDGFFAVRAPDGDYLTRAGNFALLPTGELVTQQGHAVLDDGGAPARIESFPWKLTHDGGIQQSDGTTVRLGMLQPASLGDLVKVGENLFRPMGPTSAVEAGNRHVVGGHLELAGVSATTEMMNMIEASRAFEANVNLIRNQDQMLGTMLGRLLKA, encoded by the coding sequence ATGCCATACGGGCTGTACATCTCCGCCGAAGGGGCTCTCGTGCAGAGCCGACGCTTGGAAACGGTCGCCAATAACCTGGCGAACGTGAACACGGTGGGCTTTAAGCGCGATTTGGCCCTGTTTCAAGCACGCTATGCGGAGGAAATTGCCCAGGGGCAGGCCCAGCCCGGCGAACGTAGCTGGAACGATCTTGGCGGTGGCGTCGAAGTTCGGGAAACGCGGACGGACTACTCGCAGGGGCCGTTTAAGAACACTGAGATTCCGACAGACTTCGCAATCAAAGGGGACGGGTTCTTCGCGGTCCGTGCGCCGGACGGCGACTACCTGACTCGCGCGGGCAACTTCGCGTTGCTGCCGACCGGCGAGTTGGTGACACAGCAAGGGCACGCGGTGCTGGACGATGGCGGAGCGCCGGCACGAATCGAATCGTTCCCCTGGAAACTCACGCATGATGGCGGCATTCAACAGTCCGATGGCACGACCGTGCGACTTGGCATGCTGCAACCGGCGTCGCTGGGGGATCTCGTGAAGGTGGGCGAAAACCTGTTTCGTCCGATGGGACCGACTTCGGCGGTTGAAGCTGGAAATCGCCACGTGGTCGGCGGACACCTGGAACTTGCCGGCGTGAGCGCCACGACGGAAATGATGAACATGATCGAGGCCTCGCGAGCCTTCGAAGCCAACGTGAACCTGATCCGCAACCAAGACCAGATGCTAGGCACGATGCTGGGGCGGCTGTTGAAAGCTTAG
- the flgG gene encoding flagellar basal-body rod protein FlgG has translation MSVQTLYTAATGMGAMETKLDVIANNLANLNTTAFKAERANFEDLFYRNYKLPGALDQQGNYTAVGTMVGLGTRVSSTQTNFGQGAFATTNNQLDWAISGDGFFPVIDTNGQTVYTRAGNFSINAVGNIVMGSADAGRLLDPTITIPPDATDIVVSGDGNVSVRQVNQAQLTQVGTLQLANFINPEGLLKLGENLYQETDASGPATTGNPNQNGLGMVRQGVLELSNVEPVRELIDLITTQRAFELNSQAVQAGDQVLQLVANLRRF, from the coding sequence ATGAGCGTTCAAACGCTGTATACCGCCGCGACCGGGATGGGCGCGATGGAGACCAAGCTCGATGTGATCGCCAATAATCTGGCGAACTTGAACACCACGGCGTTCAAGGCCGAACGGGCGAACTTCGAGGACTTGTTCTATCGCAACTACAAGCTGCCGGGCGCCTTGGACCAACAGGGGAACTACACCGCTGTGGGCACCATGGTCGGCCTCGGTACGCGCGTCTCCAGCACGCAAACCAACTTCGGCCAAGGCGCCTTTGCCACGACGAACAACCAACTCGACTGGGCGATCAGTGGCGACGGGTTCTTTCCGGTCATCGATACGAACGGCCAGACGGTCTACACGCGGGCCGGCAATTTTTCCATTAACGCCGTCGGCAACATTGTGATGGGCTCCGCTGACGCCGGGCGCTTGCTCGACCCCACGATTACGATTCCCCCGGACGCGACGGATATTGTGGTTAGTGGCGACGGCAATGTTTCCGTGCGGCAGGTGAACCAGGCGCAGTTGACGCAAGTCGGCACTCTGCAACTCGCGAACTTTATCAATCCGGAAGGTTTGTTGAAGCTCGGCGAGAACTTGTATCAGGAAACGGATGCTTCGGGGCCGGCGACCACGGGTAACCCCAATCAGAACGGTCTCGGCATGGTGCGGCAAGGCGTGTTGGAATTGTCTAACGTCGAGCCGGTCCGCGAGTTGATCGATCTGATCACGACGCAACGGGCGTTCGAGTTGAATTCGCAAGCGGTGCAGGCTGGCGACCAGGTGCTGCAGCTCGTGGCGAACTTGCGGCGGTTCTAG
- the flgA gene encoding flagellar basal body P-ring formation chaperone FlgA — protein MEPRMVTYFRRTLLVWLWLCAAGIAGEINLREASQVDHAVVRLGDVAEIYGLDEQARERLLAVELLPSPASGKAKKLTVREVQDAIARSAPEFASWTFGGSSETTVTRAAASEPRKPKAPRSASLSSVAQDRVRERMDAAILSYVRERLGDETWDIEAELNEEQLSSLSSGQKVNVTGGRYLDAERVQFRVEVGDEASQEIWKVTARVSLPPMIVVARRELSRGELISEQDVELVRPEAVKGLLKPLESLDEVVGKETTRAIAEGQPITEPSLRPVMLVQRGQVVTVYSRCGGVQIRITGRAKENGAHGDLVPVESLTSRETFHARVSGPQEVEIYAGSPMTPAVDAAPRDPSPWLAARRGTQKASAQANSKTRSAK, from the coding sequence ATGGAACCAAGGATGGTTACTTATTTTCGCCGCACCTTGCTCGTCTGGCTCTGGCTGTGCGCGGCCGGGATCGCCGGCGAGATCAATTTGCGTGAAGCGTCGCAAGTGGACCACGCCGTCGTGCGGTTGGGCGATGTCGCTGAGATCTACGGTCTCGACGAGCAAGCCCGGGAGCGGTTGTTGGCGGTGGAGTTGTTGCCTTCGCCCGCCTCGGGGAAAGCGAAAAAGCTGACGGTTCGCGAGGTACAAGATGCGATCGCGCGCAGTGCGCCAGAGTTCGCGAGCTGGACTTTTGGCGGCAGCAGTGAAACCACGGTGACGCGCGCTGCGGCGTCGGAACCACGTAAGCCGAAGGCGCCGCGTAGTGCGTCGCTGTCGTCTGTCGCCCAGGATCGCGTCCGTGAGCGTATGGATGCGGCGATCTTGTCTTATGTACGCGAACGACTCGGCGATGAGACGTGGGACATCGAAGCTGAACTGAATGAAGAGCAATTGTCCTCGCTCTCCAGCGGTCAAAAAGTGAACGTGACTGGGGGGCGTTACCTGGATGCGGAACGGGTGCAGTTTCGCGTCGAGGTGGGTGACGAGGCGTCGCAGGAAATCTGGAAGGTCACGGCCCGGGTTTCGCTGCCGCCGATGATCGTGGTGGCGCGGCGGGAATTGTCACGCGGCGAACTGATCTCGGAACAAGATGTCGAACTCGTCCGGCCGGAAGCGGTCAAGGGATTGTTGAAGCCGCTGGAATCGCTGGACGAGGTTGTCGGCAAGGAAACCACTCGCGCGATTGCCGAGGGGCAGCCGATCACCGAACCGAGCTTGCGACCCGTGATGCTTGTGCAACGCGGCCAAGTAGTGACTGTGTATTCACGATGCGGCGGCGTGCAGATTCGCATCACAGGGCGGGCGAAGGAAAACGGCGCTCACGGCGACCTGGTGCCGGTGGAGTCGCTTACCTCGCGGGAGACCTTTCATGCCCGAGTGTCCGGTCCGCAGGAAGTTGAGATTTACGCGGGCTCGCCCATGACTCCGGCGGTGGATGCAGCGCCGCGCGATCCATCCCCCTGGCTCGCAGCGCGCCGCGGTACGCAAAAGGCGTCCGCTCAAGCAAATTCCAAGACACGTTCAGCGAAGTAG
- a CDS encoding flagellar basal body L-ring protein FlgH, which yields MKINLRRSIMLIACGSACWTYTEVASAQSSSLFGEPSQRALTLEDAFTFVPTPEPPTIGLHDIVTVVVKDAFQYTNEGELVQRKLANLEATLEDWIELDGLNIQKAPQDQGDPAVSGELNSQYRAISEMETVGGVQFRITARVVDIRPNGNMLLEARKEVVDNEEVWEQRLTGEVRPEDIAPDNTVFSEKLADLRIEKRETGAVRDGYKRGWFKRMYERFSPF from the coding sequence ATGAAGATCAACTTGCGTCGTTCGATCATGCTGATTGCCTGCGGGTCCGCCTGTTGGACTTACACGGAAGTCGCCTCCGCGCAGAGTTCCAGCCTGTTCGGTGAACCGTCGCAACGGGCTTTGACGCTGGAGGACGCCTTTACCTTTGTGCCGACGCCGGAACCGCCGACGATTGGGTTGCATGACATTGTGACGGTGGTGGTGAAGGACGCGTTTCAATACACGAACGAAGGCGAGTTGGTGCAACGCAAGTTGGCCAATCTTGAAGCCACGCTGGAAGACTGGATCGAGCTGGACGGGCTCAATATTCAGAAGGCGCCGCAGGATCAAGGCGATCCCGCGGTGTCCGGCGAATTGAACAGCCAGTACCGGGCGATCTCCGAGATGGAAACCGTGGGCGGCGTGCAGTTCCGCATTACGGCACGTGTCGTCGATATCCGCCCGAACGGCAACATGTTGTTGGAAGCCCGCAAGGAAGTCGTTGACAACGAAGAGGTGTGGGAACAGCGTCTGACCGGCGAAGTGCGCCCCGAAGACATTGCTCCGGACAACACGGTGTTTAGCGAGAAGCTCGCCGACTTGCGAATCGAAAAGCGTGAAACCGGCGCCGTCCGCGACGGCTACAAGCGCGGCTGGTTCAAGCGGATGTATGAACGCTTCAGTCCGTTTTGA
- a CDS encoding flagellar basal body P-ring protein FlgI → MMATTAAPASAGMRLEDICRIKGQEENSLHGLGIVVGLKGTGDGGDFAPMIRSLAMAMQLMGNPIGQGELKNARNCAIVTVSATIPAEGARQGDPLDCKVSSIGSAKSLAGGRLFTAPLQGPNPASDRVYAFAEGAIMIDDPVNPLNGTIKNGCRLEEDFFNVFSKGDKITLVIDKNLTGFQVAQEIVFSIQDQLRFQLGAEFGQDYQFVRAINQGNVEVMIPPQYRDDPVDWIAQVLAVEIRDAPVDARVVINAKTGAIAVDGDVEIGAALVTVQGIAVQTGANVLPSPFAAVGPKTAKLDDLIKALNAVRIPPAEIIEIIRVLERSGNLKGRVIFE, encoded by the coding sequence ATGATGGCGACGACTGCCGCGCCGGCCTCTGCTGGAATGCGGTTGGAGGATATTTGTCGCATTAAGGGGCAGGAAGAGAACTCGTTGCATGGGTTGGGGATTGTCGTGGGCCTGAAAGGGACTGGCGATGGCGGCGATTTCGCGCCGATGATTCGCAGTCTGGCGATGGCCATGCAGTTGATGGGTAACCCGATTGGACAAGGCGAGTTGAAGAACGCCCGGAATTGCGCGATCGTTACGGTATCGGCCACGATTCCGGCCGAAGGCGCCCGGCAAGGTGATCCGCTGGATTGCAAGGTGAGTTCGATCGGCAGCGCGAAGTCGCTGGCCGGCGGGCGGTTGTTTACCGCGCCGCTGCAAGGCCCGAATCCGGCCAGTGATCGGGTTTATGCCTTTGCTGAAGGGGCGATCATGATCGACGATCCAGTGAATCCCCTGAACGGCACGATCAAGAACGGCTGCCGGCTGGAAGAAGATTTCTTCAATGTGTTCTCGAAGGGGGACAAGATCACCCTGGTGATCGACAAGAACCTGACCGGCTTTCAAGTTGCTCAGGAGATTGTGTTCTCGATTCAAGATCAGCTGCGGTTTCAATTAGGCGCGGAGTTCGGCCAGGACTATCAGTTCGTGCGGGCGATCAATCAAGGCAACGTCGAGGTGATGATTCCGCCGCAGTATCGCGATGATCCGGTCGATTGGATCGCCCAGGTGTTGGCGGTGGAAATTCGCGACGCGCCGGTCGACGCCCGCGTGGTGATTAATGCTAAGACGGGCGCCATCGCGGTCGACGGCGACGTGGAAATCGGCGCGGCCTTGGTCACCGTGCAAGGCATCGCGGTGCAAACGGGGGCGAACGTGCTGCCGAGTCCGTTCGCGGCGGTCGGGCCGAAGACCGCGAAGCTGGACGACCTGATCAAGGCGCTCAACGCAGTGCGGATCCCGCCGGCGGAAATTATCGAGATCATCCGCGTGCTGGAACGCAGCGGGAATTTGAAGGGGCGGGTGATTTTTGAGTAA
- a CDS encoding rod-binding protein, with translation MNAALSPIASHPALSQLTGPQAKVPEKPDEARETFDKFVGEVFYGQLLKAMRSTQGKPAYFHGGRGEEVFQQQFDQILTEELTENGAAQFTGPMFELFSMGRK, from the coding sequence ATGAACGCTGCACTTTCGCCTATCGCTTCGCATCCGGCGTTGAGCCAACTTACTGGGCCGCAGGCTAAGGTGCCGGAGAAGCCGGATGAGGCGCGCGAGACGTTTGATAAGTTCGTGGGCGAAGTGTTCTACGGGCAGTTGCTGAAGGCGATGCGTAGCACGCAAGGCAAGCCAGCGTATTTTCACGGCGGACGCGGCGAAGAGGTGTTTCAGCAACAGTTCGATCAGATTCTGACCGAAGAACTGACCGAGAACGGCGCGGCACAGTTTACTGGCCCGATGTTCGAGCTGTTCAGCATGGGCAGGAAATGA
- the flgN gene encoding flagellar export chaperone FlgN, whose protein sequence is MDDAWTDEIAAYLTDLSSVQDDLLATLADKRAALLAADSARLAAVNVREVRLAARLQDCQSQRQEMLDRAGSEGAPPDNIRMLASSLPTQHRLRIVPSIDAAEHRTRLLQQECLTNWVVVQRTLLHLSQMLEIIATGGRQRPTYGTGDCVQAHGVLVDHAV, encoded by the coding sequence ATGGATGACGCTTGGACGGACGAGATCGCCGCGTACTTGACGGACCTTTCGTCCGTGCAGGACGACTTGCTCGCGACATTGGCGGACAAACGCGCGGCGCTACTGGCGGCGGACTCTGCGCGGTTAGCGGCCGTGAATGTGCGGGAAGTCCGGCTTGCGGCGCGCTTGCAGGATTGCCAGTCGCAACGGCAGGAGATGCTCGATCGCGCCGGGAGCGAGGGCGCGCCGCCCGATAACATTCGCATGTTGGCTTCCAGCTTACCAACTCAACATCGCTTGCGCATTGTGCCCAGCATCGACGCCGCGGAACATCGCACGCGGCTGTTGCAGCAGGAGTGTCTGACAAACTGGGTTGTCGTGCAGCGAACGCTGCTACATCTTTCGCAGATGTTGGAGATTATCGCTACCGGCGGCCGGCAACGTCCGACATATGGAACTGGAGACTGCGTCCAGGCGCATGGAGTCTTGGTAGACCACGCAGTCTAG
- the flgK gene encoding flagellar hook-associated protein FlgK, with protein sequence MSLFGSIQMAKNALRAQQIGLQVVGQNISNANTPGYIREEVIVSPAPTQRIGGLLLGLGVQVDAVVQKIDKFLEERLRNAKSDRVSNETKEQAYLELESILGELGDTDLSTALNNFFGSIHDVLSQPEDIGVRNLAVLQGKTLTADIRNLSERVREVRSDLNDKVKDNVFTINNLIEEIRTLNIRITATEGGDTTASDAVGLRDQRNLALGNLAGLIDIKSIEQPNGSINVFAGGDYLVFENSARFVEAKLDIDRGLAVADIRIIETDSALTANSGEIEGLVSSRDDVLGGFLDRLDDFSQAFIFEFNKLFSSGQGLKGHAELTSEFATSDSTVALDEAGLEFTPENGSFQVLVYNKQTKLTETTNIRIDLNGLDDDTSLDDLASQLNSVSGLAASVDIDGHLQISSDSVELEFSFANDSSGTLAALGLNTFFTGSNALDIGVNAVVAADAGKFNASKSGIGADTNTATLLAAFLDAPLDSKNGSSLKVLYSSLTAEVTQGSSVARGIADGSRIFEQTLVGQQLATSGVSLDEEAVKMISYQRALQATSKYIKALDELLEILVNL encoded by the coding sequence ATGTCGCTGTTCGGCTCGATTCAGATGGCTAAGAACGCCTTGCGCGCCCAACAAATTGGGCTGCAAGTCGTCGGCCAAAATATCTCGAATGCCAACACACCCGGCTATATTCGCGAAGAAGTCATTGTCTCGCCTGCGCCGACGCAACGCATCGGCGGTCTTCTGCTCGGGCTTGGCGTGCAGGTCGACGCCGTTGTCCAGAAGATCGATAAGTTTCTCGAAGAACGCTTGCGCAACGCCAAAAGCGACCGGGTCAGCAACGAGACCAAGGAGCAGGCGTATTTAGAGTTGGAGAGCATTCTGGGCGAGCTCGGCGACACCGACCTCAGCACCGCGCTCAATAACTTCTTCGGCAGCATTCATGACGTGCTGAGCCAGCCGGAGGACATCGGCGTCCGCAATCTGGCGGTGCTGCAGGGGAAGACGCTCACGGCGGACATTCGCAATCTCTCGGAGCGGGTGCGCGAGGTCCGCAGCGACTTGAACGACAAGGTCAAGGACAACGTCTTCACGATCAACAATCTGATCGAAGAGATTCGCACGCTCAATATCCGTATCACGGCCACCGAGGGTGGCGATACCACGGCCAGCGACGCCGTGGGCCTGCGCGATCAACGCAATTTGGCGCTCGGGAATCTCGCCGGGTTGATCGACATCAAGTCGATCGAGCAGCCCAACGGTTCGATCAACGTGTTCGCCGGCGGCGACTATTTGGTGTTCGAGAACTCCGCGCGGTTCGTGGAAGCGAAGCTCGATATCGACCGCGGCCTGGCGGTGGCGGATATTCGCATTATCGAGACCGATTCGGCGCTGACGGCCAATTCCGGCGAAATCGAAGGGCTCGTGTCGTCACGCGACGATGTGCTGGGCGGCTTTCTCGATCGGCTCGACGATTTCTCGCAGGCCTTCATTTTCGAATTCAACAAGCTGTTTTCGTCGGGCCAGGGGCTGAAGGGGCATGCCGAGCTGACCAGCGAGTTCGCGACCAGCGACAGCACCGTGGCGCTCGACGAGGCGGGGCTGGAATTCACGCCAGAGAACGGCAGCTTTCAGGTGCTGGTCTACAACAAGCAGACCAAGCTCACTGAAACGACCAACATTCGTATTGATCTGAATGGGCTCGACGACGATACGTCGCTCGACGATCTGGCTTCGCAACTCAACTCTGTCAGCGGTCTGGCGGCGTCTGTGGATATCGACGGCCATCTGCAGATTTCGTCCGATTCCGTGGAATTGGAGTTTTCTTTCGCCAACGATTCCAGCGGTACGCTTGCGGCGCTTGGGTTGAATACGTTCTTCACGGGTTCGAACGCCCTCGATATTGGCGTGAATGCGGTCGTCGCGGCCGATGCGGGGAAGTTCAACGCGTCGAAGTCGGGCATCGGGGCCGACACGAATACGGCCACCTTGCTGGCAGCTTTTCTCGATGCGCCGTTGGATTCCAAGAATGGCAGTAGCTTGAAAGTGCTGTATTCCAGCCTGACGGCCGAGGTCACGCAGGGCTCGAGCGTGGCCCGAGGGATCGCGGATGGGAGCCGGATCTTCGAGCAAACGCTGGTCGGCCAGCAACTTGCCACCAGCGGCGTGAGTCTCGACGAGGAAGCCGTCAAGATGATCTCGTACCAGCGAGCGCTGCAGGCCACGTCCAAGTACATCAAGGCGCTGGATGAGTTGTTGGAGATCCTGGTGAATCTGTGA